From Coffea arabica cultivar ET-39 chromosome 10e, Coffea Arabica ET-39 HiFi, whole genome shotgun sequence, one genomic window encodes:
- the LOC113703059 gene encoding protein DETOXIFICATION 54: MAEKDSEFFSHKIPSSFQVVEEMKELWSMALPITVMNCLVYVRAVVSVLFLGRLGSLELAGGALSIGFTNITGYSVLVGLASGLEPVCSQAYGSKNWDLLSISLQRMIFILFLAIIPISLLWVNLESIMVFLGQDIEITRMASVYCLYSLPDLLTNTLLQPLRVYLRSQGVTKPQLWCTFVAVIFHVPLNYVLVVVMGLGVPGVAMASVLTNLHMVVLLVGYVYVWGRWEWKWMAGMGEGICGGVGPLLKLAVPSCIGICLEWWWYEIVTVLAGYLPNPRLAVAATGILIQTTSLMYTVPMALSGCVSARVGNELGAGKPYKAKLAAMVALACAFVIGFVNIIWTVMFRHKWGGLFTEDDMLKALVASVLPIIGLCELGNCPQTTGCGILRGTARPVVGARINLGSFYFVGTPVAVGLAFWFHVGFSGLWFGLLSAQAACAISILYVVLVCTDWESESLKAKKLTSLELTQKHGNDEEKGLLMKQNGHTEDVP, from the exons ATGGCTGAGAAGGACTCGGAATTTTTCTCCCACAAAATCCCCTCTTCTTTTCAG GTTGTGGAGGAAATGAAGGAGCTATGGTCAATGGCTTTGCCTATAACAGTAATGAACTGCCTAGTCTACGTGAGAGCTGTGGTGTCAGTCTTGTTTTTGGGGCGGCTTGGCAGCTTAGAGCTAGCCGGTGGTGCCCTTTCAATCGGCTTCACGAACATCACCGGCTACTCCGTTTTAGTAGGCTTGGCTTCGGGGCTGGAGCCGGTTTGTAGCCAAGCCTACGGTAGCAAAAACTGGGATTTACTATCCATCTCTCTCCAGCGTATGATCTTCATTCTTTTCTTGGCCATTATTCCAATTAGTCTGTTATGGGTCAATCTGGAGTCAATCATGGTGTTCTTGGGTCAAGACATTGAAATTACGAGAATGGCCTCGGTTTATTGCCTTTATTCACTCCCAGACTTACTGACCAATACGTTATTACAGCCCCTGAGGGTTTATTTAAGGTCACAGGGGGTGACTAAACCCCAGCTGTGGTGTACCTTTGTGGCTGTGATATTCCACGTGCCACTAAACTATGTGCTTGTGGTGGTGATGGGGCTGGGGGTCCCTGGCGTGGCCATGGCTTCGGTGCTAACGAACCTGCATATGGTGGTGCTTCTGGTGGGGTACGTGTATGTCTGGGGGAGGTGGGAGTGGAAATGGATGGCTGGGATGGGAGAAGGGATCTGTGGTGGGGTGGGGCCGTTGCTGAAGTTGGCTGTGCCAAGTTGCATTGGGATATGCTTGGAgtggtggtggtatgagattgTGACAGTCCTGGCTGGATACTTGCCCAATCCTAGGCTTGCGGTGGCTGCCACGGGGATACTTATTCAGACCACTAGCCTTATGTACACTGTTCCCATGGCGTTGTCTGGCTGTGTCTCTGCCAGG GTAGGCAATGAGCTCGGGGCGGGGAAACCGTACAAAGCGAAGCTAGCTGCAATGGTTGCGCTAGCCTGTGCATTTGTTATCGGATTTGTCAACATTATTTGGACCGTGATGTTTAGGCATAAGTGGGGTGGCTTGTTTACAGAAGATGACATGCTCAAGGCTCTTGTTGCCTCAGTTTTGCCAATCATCGGGTTGTGCGAGCTTGGCAATTGTCCACAGACCACTGGCTGTGGTATTCTACGTGGTACAGCGAGGCCAGTGGTTGGTGCTCGTATCAACCTTGGCTCGTTCTATTTCGTGGGCACTCCTGTAGCTGTAGGCTTAGCCTTCTGGTTCCATGTTGGCTTCAGTGGACTATGGTTTGGGCTATTATCTGCTCAAGCTGCCTGTGCCATCTCAATTCTGTATGTAGTGCTGGTCTGTACAGATTGGGAAAGCGAATCTTTAAAAGCCAAAAAGCTCACTAGCTTGGAGTTGACACAGAAGCATGGTAATGATGAAGAGAAAGGACTTTTGATGAAGCAGAATGGACACACAGAAGATGTTCCctaa